In the Acidobacteriota bacterium genome, CGACTTCGGCACCAGCAAGATCTTCCACAACCAGGCCGGCACCGGCTTCGTCGAGACCACCACCGATGTGATCAGCGATGAGAACGGCATGGGAGCGGCCATCGGGGACTATGACAACGACGGCGATCTGGATTGGTTCGTGTCGAGCATCTGGGACCCCACCGGCGATCCGGTGGGCAATTGGGGCGTCACCGGCAATCGTCTCTACCGCAACCGCGGTGACGGCACCTACGAGGACGCCACCACCGAGGCGGGAGTCCGAGAAGGCTATTGGGGCTGGGGCAGCTGCTTCGCCGATCTGAACAACGACGGTTGGCTCGACCTCTTCCACGTCAACGGGATGAACTTCGAGTGGGTCGACTTTTACTACAGCGATCCCTCCCGCCTGTTCATGAACCGTGGTGACGGCACCTTCGAGGAACGCTCCGCCGACCTGGGCATCGAAGACCATCTCTTGGGCCGCGGAGTGGTGTGCTTCGACTATGATCAGGACGGCGACATCGACCTCTTCGTAGCCAACAACTCCGGTCCCCCGAGGCTGTTCCGCAACGACGGTGGCAACGACCTCAACTCGACTCAGATCCGTCTGCAGGGCACCGACGGCAACACCGAGGGCATCGGCGCCTGGATCTGGGTCACCGCCGGGGGCCTGACCCAGGTGCGAGAGCTGCGGGCGGGTTCCCACTTCGTATCCCAAAGTCCCGCGGTGGCCCACTTCGGCCTCGGCGCAGCGACGCAGCTGGACGAGGTACGGGTGCGCTGGCCCGACGGCACGGAGGAAGTGGCCCGCAACCTCCCCGTGCGGCCGTTCCTGACTTTGGTGCAGGGGCAGGTGGAGGGTGTGGCGCCGGATATCCCCACGTTGAGCCCGTTGGCGTTGCTGTGCTTGGCACTCTTCCTCTTCGCCGCCGGTGCTTGGCTCTTGCGTCGCAGGACCCGAGAGTCGATGAGGATCGCGCTGATGGTCGGCCTCTGCCTCTTCGTTGCGGGGTCGGCTGCTCCAGGATGGGCGGCAGAGGCTTCGGCGGAGGCTGCGAAGCCTCTGGCGCAATACGTGATCATGGCCCACTCGCCCATCGCCGGGAAAACGGTGCCGCTGGCGCGGGCCGTCGTGGCCCAGGGAGAAGCCTGCCCGACGGTGCAGGTGGGAAAGGGTGGAGAGTCTCGGGCGATGACCGAGCGCGCCAATCCCAACCCGGCAGCCTTCGGCGTCACCGTCTGCGAGGCGGTGCTGGCCTCCGCCGCGGGCGAGGCTTTCACCGAGGCCTCCATAGCCGGCCAGGCCTTGCCTCTGCCGCCCGCGGACGGACAGCTGCAGAAGATCGCGGTGGTGGGGGATAGCGGCTGCAAGGGGGGCGACAAACAGCCCTGCTCCGGCGACGGCGCCACCTGGCCTTTCGCCGCCGTCGCGTCGGCGGCCGCCGAGAGCGAGCCCGACCTGGTGATCCACGTCGGCGACTTCAACTACCGCGGCACCCCCAACAAGACCGAGCAGGGCAACTACTCCTACGATGGCTGCATCCCGCCGGGCAACCCGACCCTGGTGCACCAGTCGAGCTACAGCACCTGGTCCACCTGGGACGAGGACCTTTTCACCGCCGCCGCGCCCCTGCTGGCGGCGGCGCCGTGGGTGATGGTGCGGGGCAACCACGAGCTGTGCAGCCGCGGCGGTCAGGGGTGGTTTTATTTCCTCGATCCCCACTCCACCCTGCTCGATCCCTACCGCCACATTCCGGGCTGTGACGCTCCTACCGCCCCCACCGACCCCTACCGTCTGAGCTTCGCCAACCTCGACTTGCTGGTGGTGGACACGGCCAACGCCTGCGGTACCGGCGAGGGCTCCGTGGGAGCCCGA is a window encoding:
- a CDS encoding CRTAC1 family protein, whose protein sequence is MTSFKACVLSLLILSLAFGSGAHAAGLGGADLGGGGLSFTDVSAAAGLDYQHGYSNPDLFEAQMIAGGVAAGDYDGDGWMDLYIVRGDIGPNLLYRNRGDGTFEERAAAAGVGHFGDQGSGPTFADVDGDGWLDLVIGGVRGTAIRLYRNRGDGTFENITAASGLFSHRDTFSAAFGDYDRDGDLDIFFTHWGFSGDTEHLWRNDGGGQFTDVGQGLGIGPSYIDRDNSFTPNFTDIDGDGWPDLLIAGDFGTSKIFHNQAGTGFVETTTDVISDENGMGAAIGDYDNDGDLDWFVSSIWDPTGDPVGNWGVTGNRLYRNRGDGTYEDATTEAGVREGYWGWGSCFADLNNDGWLDLFHVNGMNFEWVDFYYSDPSRLFMNRGDGTFEERSADLGIEDHLLGRGVVCFDYDQDGDIDLFVANNSGPPRLFRNDGGNDLNSTQIRLQGTDGNTEGIGAWIWVTAGGLTQVRELRAGSHFVSQSPAVAHFGLGAATQLDEVRVRWPDGTEEVARNLPVRPFLTLVQGQVEGVAPDIPTLSPLALLCLALFLFAAGAWLLRRRTRESMRIALMVGLCLFVAGSAAPGWAAEASAEAAKPLAQYVIMAHSPIAGKTVPLARAVVAQGEACPTVQVGKGGESRAMTERANPNPAAFGVTVCEAVLASAAGEAFTEASIAGQALPLPPADGQLQKIAVVGDSGCKGGDKQPCSGDGATWPFAAVASAAAESEPDLVIHVGDFNYRGTPNKTEQGNYSYDGCIPPGNPTLVHQSSYSTWSTWDEDLFTAAAPLLAAAPWVMVRGNHELCSRGGQGWFYFLDPHSTLLDPYRHIPGCDAPTAPTDPYRLSFANLDLLVVDTANACGTGEGSVGARGEGYEVDFYALQLDSLEQLLRGSQKPAWLLGHRPLWSVEEFGSDQPTVDNPTLQAALKATRGGALPGQVQLVLSGHMHQFFSMTFDGPRPPQLVIGNSGVVLDGNQMPSPFDDVTVDGLQAQGLSVASGANYGYLGVEMIHGARWQGTVYAFDAAGNPQDQPVATCAQPVQDGRLCQPGT